tgtgtgacttccgtgacgctgtagtttttcagctgtagtcaaaaaCGGAGTTTGGCGACagagcaaacatctttctttagaagaaagactttttagtgcttctacttgttggtttaaagacgtgtccaagtcatttagaacagaggaaagagccgcagtgaactccgcttcagtcgccatgtttgacAAACTTGGCGTtacggtgtgtgacgtacgctactcagcgctgattggcttggttagaattctcatggggtggggtttttgaataggagagttcccagaccctttctctgtgcagaaataaACAGAGGAGGACTCTGTTAGGCCAGGATAACAAATACTTGTAGATAGGCAGGTTTCACAAACATCAATCGAGTAAGCATTACCCCGATCGAACGTGTCTTGGCAAAGCATCAAATCGCAATGAAGCAGTTGTACTGGGTCCCATTTGAGATGAACGGTTTCAGGGTCATAAGACGTCGACAAGAATATGGCCAAGTAAGTTTTGCAGTCCCTTACTGTACATTTATAATACAGTATTTATGTAATTCAGTACAGTAATAGCTATGCCAGTGTATCAGTGTCACAGAGAtacaggcatgtgtgtgtgtgtgtgtgtgtgtgtgtgtgtgtgtgtgtgtgtgtgtgtgtgtgtgtgtgtgtgtgtgtgtgtgtgtgtgtgtgtgtgtgtgtgtgtgtgatgggtgaGGGGATTCTGTATGCGTAGTACTGTAGTTGTATGTTTTGAGTAATGCCAGCCATCCATTCtatgtaattattattttttaatgcaGACACTCTTGGACACAGATGGAGCTGCACAGCCTCATGAATTGATTTGCATTGATGAGGCTGGCTTCAACCTCACTAAAAATAGACGACGGGGTCATAATATCATTGACCAAAGGGTAATAGTGCATGTCTCAGGGCAGCGCGGGGGAAACATCACATTGTGCGCTGCCATAAGCCTTCGAgtgccaccatcatcatcaccatcatcatgccAATCTAGGTCCCTGCAATACCCAACAAATACTCACATTTCTAGATGCACTTCATGATGCAGTTGTACGGGACAGACCAGAGCGGCCCAGGTTTGTTGTTGTCTGGGATAATGTTAGTTTCCACCGGGCAGCTCTGGTCCGGAACTGGTTCACCAACCAAGATCAATTTGAAGTTGTTTACTTGCCCCCTTACTCGCCATTTCTAAACCCAATCAAGGAATTTTTTTTCCGCTTGGAGATGGCACATGTATGACCGCCAACCACATGCCCGCATACCTCTTCTTGCAATGGAAGCGGCATGCAGAGACATTGAGGTAATGTCAATCCATGGATGGATTCGCCACACAATGAGCTATTTTCCCCGTTGCTTAGCAGGAGAAAATATCGCTTGTGATGTTGACAAGATCATGTGGCCAGACCCAAACAGACGGCGGGATCCATGATCCCACTCATGCACAATTGCCTAGTTTTTCCTTTATTTACAGTAGTATTTTTGTTACGTTCATTTTCGATTGTTGGGGAAACCTTTTGTTGAGAACAAAAACAGTGTTCCATTGAGCTTCACAGAAAGCTAACTGATGAACAGAATAAAAACAGTGAGAATAAAAGACTGCACTGTTTTATATAAAGTACTCTAGTGTGTTGCTTCCAATCTGAAAGTGTATTCACATGATGCAAGTGTGTATCATTTTGTCATCAGAGTTTTATTTTGACAAAGGAATGTTAAGTTTTGATAGCAGAGTTTAGGTTTTGATAGTCGAGTTTCAATTTGACAGATGTGAATGGTATGTTTACTTGTGTGTAGAATTTTGGCACAATGAGCTAAGTTTTGCTAAATGTGTTCAAGCAACGGACAAAAACTGTAATGTCTGACAACCCCCAAAAGCGGCTGAGAAGGAACTCTGTTTTATTGTAACCTTGCTTCCAACATTGATCCATTAGACTGTTTTTTGATTTTTCGCTGAATAATTCTTACGTATTGTACCTTTAAAGCTGCTGCTGGTAGTTTAGCCAAACAAAACTCAGTAATCcaatattttaataaatattttaactCATTATGGATGATTAGGTGGGTCAAATAAATCTTCCATCTTTTACAAGCTTGACCTTTAGTGACCTTTCACATTTTTCATGTTAAAATCCACCTTTGTGTTGGTTTTCTTCTGGGTGAGACAGGGGCTACAGAAACAACTCCACCAAGTCTGGTTTTGGACAGAAATGATTCAAGGAGACAAATCCTGCTGTTACTGACCCCAGGTCTCTTTCGTCTTCATCGCTGTTTCTCAGTCAAAGTAATAGTTCTGAATAAAGACAGCATTGACACCTCTGTAGATGGGGGAGAAGTTGTAAATCAGAGCTTTTTGCTCTTCAGCAGGACTGGAGAAATGGTGCCGACTCTTCATGGCTGAAAGGAAAACGCAGAGGAACAGCTGAGAGGATTCTTAGATTAAAAACCAGATCTGATCACTGATCTGCCACTTGGACCTGCCATAAATGGATTTGGATTTCTAAAAGTGATCAAAACCTCACAGTAGATTTTTATGGGAAAAGCTAAAAAAAAGATATCTGACCTTAATCTCAGAAAAATAATAAATGACCTTCATTTGTAGCTTTTCTGGgttagaggactccaaagcactttactctagtcattcagccattcacacTAGAGGTggaaaaaatgatcgattctaagatgcatcgcgattcagccgtgcatgattccacattgatgcagcaacgtgacataatgcgattttctccctatgtctatgtcgggggtcggcaaaccGCAGCCCTGGAGCcgtatgcggctcttccatccatctgatgcagctctctgtgcttgtaaaataatgaatggatatttaaataaaatgctttatattttactgcattaattttaaatCTGTATGCCAGCTCTAaacgtaaagattgtctgcgtaaacctgaacaggtccaactcggtcttactgtgagaccgggttgacgggtcacgcttgtgcgtaatcatatcggcgcattctgagctgacgaggatgtcagattctgggattctcctcagacaggctcctggatgtgtcgccacactggagacaggaacaagcactattcagccaaagtttcataatcagggaacattttctaagtgacaagtctctcttcagtggaaggaatcttcctgcatgcgctctggttctgcgacgtgctccaagcccctctccacatcttcagctcgctgtggaccttatgtagtacatgctgacggtgagctgcgctgagcagcgtccagctcagatgttcagatgggaatcttttcttgagtgatttagctacatctgcgatgcgcaaaatgaataaagtgtcagtttgtctgaatgcgttggggtaattctttctattctttctccgtcaaaataaacggtcaaatacgggaactatccggtcaacacaagccctgcttttaactgttctgttttcttgtgaaaattgttgcaaagagatataactgaacttgattaacaccagagccaggcgcactgcaccattatctccgtcactgtaaatgagggaaaaacaaaatgatcggatccttttctgaccttccccacctacaaatttTAATTACAacgatcaaacgtgacagagcctggatttgtattctgaacagtctaaacatgttttaaaaagaaacgtatgacaaaagtggcacctgctcagtaaaaccaccaacagggtgaaaaatatcaaaatattgtaggcagagacgggctacaacttctggatccactttatataaatcattttattgattatcgtcttatgaaagataactttgacgtacacgagcgaccggtactggctgctgtcacctgttgtgattggttaaagcagctctctgctgtctgagggtaggccccgcccacaacgccgcagctgctgtggctcccagtgttttctttactgtgggaaacgggtaataatggctctttgatgggaacaggttgccgacccctggtctatgtctatacgtggacaataaagttttgaggttttataattacctctgggggcagagttgcaatgacatgcgcactgcgttgctctagcaccaatttaaaacagaaaaggcggacagggatacagggccaacattaccagtaatcaaagatgtacccattacatttaaatcggatatctgggctaatttcggttttgggatcctggatgtgaaagaatcacttaacacagtatttgtttactatttttaagttcagtaatattctatcttaaagctgctctaccgaaaacattatttcttatattatttaagtaattataggcagcacactttaaacattattgctcactatggtGAAtaaatgaatgttctgtttttcagggatttcgaaatcaaaaagaaattgaaaactattctactgcttttattaagtaatgaaaatttttgtgtgaagaatcgtgatgcatttcagactcaaatcgaatcgttaggcagataatcggaatcggatcgaatcgtgaggtaggtagagatgcacaccactaattcacacacacattctcatgtTGTAGTCACCTATTTCCTGCCAGAAGGTTCTATGAAGCACGTGATTTGAGACATGTTCTTATCTGCAAATAAAACTACACAGAATGATAAAAACTACAGGGTGAAACTTAAATTAAGGAGAAGAGTCTATGTTTGTGCGTGGGTGTGGGGGTGTGTGAGTTccatgtaagtcgtactctggggaaaaaaagctccagtgcaccaatttcaggaagtagaagtaagcctcatcagagctgagcttcagaggacaggatctggagtcttgcaTCCTGACATTTAGACATCTCtcatctgattggttaacagcaacacaactctaccactgactctgtttcctcagcaacattgatgttttatttccacaaatagcacagaccgggaggagttctgctgtgtggtggagttgctaatgccaacagttagcttctactagccaagatgttccctgctgtttcctggacgctaaaccaacaacagccttccctggtgTGAGCCATGAATGTTATgactgtgtgacgtagatctgtcaggcttttttaaTCTTAGAgtttctattttccatcagaagctaatgcaggagataggtgtgggagactattttcatgttcaatctGCATAAAAAACTTAaagtgacccattagaatcagaaataatcattaaaagatTGTTTCTCAGTGAAGAACCTATTTAAGATGCTGTTAACAGAGTTGGCCCTGAAACTGGGTTTACATGAAACATGTATTGACTGATGGTTTGGCAGTAAGATGAGCTCCATCTgggaaaacccctcccacccaccgTGTTCCACTGtgaggaccatggacagctccttcagaggcagactgagacatcccagatgaacagaacaccactgtaggttattcatcccctctgcagtaagagtgtataactcctcagtttaactggtaccggtattatcctggtacacaacaacACCAATGGAATACTCAGTATACGCTTAATACCGGATGCAcatcagtatgtctgtgtccctcgtGCTGCACAGTGCTGAAAACccaaggtttttatttttttaatttgttgtttttagtggctGAAGTTTACAATAATAACCTACTGCCTTTGTCTGTTTACCTGCAGCCTtattattttcttcttccttttcttcaagtgcatgtgctgctgtagcaagtgactttccccactgtgggatcaataaagtctattaatCTAGATCAGATAGCATTCTGTAACTAGTTCATAAGCTTCAGATGGTTTAGGTACACGtttcagactcttattgtgaaggattaagGGAAGTTCTGAGTTACAGAGGTAGCCAAAAATAACTTCTTTTATCCAAAAAAACCCTCATCATTATACCAATTTTACTTTTAGTATTTGGACTTTTTCCTCAAGATTTTGATTGAATTTAGGCAATCcagtaatattttttatttttctctcggGCCCAGCACCATGGCTCCTTACATGTTAGAGTATAATTAACGGTGAGTGGATAAAAAAAAATGCAGAATAAATACATTAATACACATTCAGAGATCATACATTTACCTTCAGAGACAAAGAAGCTGGCCGTGTAGAAGCTGGTTCTTATGGCAGAGGTGGTGTGAACCATTCCCGGCTTATCTATCCACTCAAACGGGCTCTTCTCTGGATGCCACTGAACAGCGTAGAACGGGTAACGGTAGGCTGAAGACAAACAAACACTGTTAGAAAACCAACAGAAGATGGAAAACAAATGTCTTATAACTTTTAGATTTGTACAGGATTTAGAAAAATTCAAATGGACTTTTTCAGATACTTTTAGTTGCCTTCAGCTTCTGGGAACTCTGCAGTCGTGTTGGAGACTGACTGATTTAGCTGAAATATCAAACCACTTTTATAATTAACTGTATTTCTGTGTTAGTTTTACGCTTACATCACTACAAAGATTATTTAAGACGAAAGAAAAATAAATTTTGTAAAAGTGTTCTTTATTTTCGACAGGAATACCTTCCATAGTGGAGATGAACTCCTTCTCTCCATCACTGTTTGTGGACAGAACTTTGTAGAACCTCTTCAGCTTCGCATTTCGACTGTAgttctgtaaacacacacacacacacaaacacacacaaacacacacacacacacacacacacacacacacacacacacacacacacacacacacacacacacacacacacaccgagacaTAATTTATTAAAAATTTAAATTAGTAAAAATGGGGTCATAATGATTGCCCCAAAACTAACAAAGAATTGCTACAGAGGGCAACGATGCTGTCAGAGGAGAATAAAAAGTATTAAAGGAGAGAAAAATCCTACCTGCATTGAAAGACTCCAGCTGTGGAAGTTGGGCGTGATGTTTTCATCAGACAGAGACTGCAGCAGATCTCTGGGAAAACCACGGAACAAACGACTGGACTGGGCCGCTGCAGGATGGATGTAGAGTTTATGTCAGATACTTTCAGTCATACCGGGCCACAGAGGCCGAAGCTTTTTACTGAGGCTCTGAGAAATTAGCCCACATGCCCAATAGGCCGCACAAATAatggaataataaaaaaaactggaCGGGTTTCCCCATCTGATTCCTAAATCTGAATTTAAATTGATCTAaatgtatttgtgtattttaatgatGCTGTCATGTTGACTTTGATGTCCTTGCTCCTGGAAAACACCTTTAATTCCCTATGTGTTTGAATTGTGATATACAAATAGAGCTACCTTGGCTTTTCCGTTTCTCTTCTTACTTTAACTCTATGCTAAAAGATCGGATTGGGACTCCGTATCGGCAGGTACTAAAAATCAAATGGCTCAGACTTGGATTGTGGGAAGGGAACATCCCTGGTTTATACAAACTAGATTTGGCTTTGATGAGAATACAAAGGAAATCACACAAGTGTATCTGATGCTTTGGTGTAAACACCACTACGTGCCAGAGCCACCAGGCCGTGACAGCGCTGATACGTTTCTGTGGACCTTCTAAGTCAGGGGTACTCCTATTGAGTGCCACTGCTCTAGGTGATTTCTCTGCTTTCCCAACATCCCACAGAAACAGACACCTGGTGTGAGTGTGAGGGGCAGAGCCACGGCCTTGGTATTGGTGAGCGTCAGCAGGTTTTTCTTGGCTGTgaggacagagagctgctggaatCCTTGACAAGTTCCCCAGATAGGGAAGTAGTCCCCAGCATCATTAGCCTGCAAATAAACCAGCGAAGTATTAAAGCATCCTCTTAGGGAAActgataaaatgtgtttatgtGGCGAATTGCTCCTTGATGCAGATTAACAAGCATCTCTTTACAAGTGATGTTACTGGAGCCTGATGGTCACACCTACAGGTCAAAGGTCATACCCTCAGTGCCAAGTTGTAAAAGATTCTGGTAACTCGACCGAACTGGGACGTCTGCAGATCAACGTCTCCGCCTGGCAGCAGCAGCCTGGGAAGCAAAACTTTGTTATTACAAACAAGATGAGGAAACTGGTGTCGTCGAAAGTTGTTCATGAGATTTTCTTGATAAGGCCTTCTTCTTGTCCAAGTTTTAaatactaaacctacagctgatattaATAAAAACAGACCAACTCACCCATTTAGTGAGTAGAACAGCTTTGTGTACTCGTCTTCTGTGCGATTGATTCTGAATAATGGAAAAGTGTTTATTAGGGTAAAAGTACATGAATGAGCTGCAACTTTGGTTCACGTTTATTTTAGTTTGTCACAGTAGAAACATTAAAAAGAGAACATGTTAAGGAAGTCCGATAATCTGAAATAGAAAGATAAAATCTTCCCACCACACCAAGCCCTGCACGGTCTCAGGAGGGTGAAGAAGTCTCACTAAGGAGAATTTATGAAATAATCATAAATCGCAACAAGAAGCTTCTACTTTTTAATCAAACATAATATTGTTTTAATGACTGTAAAGCATGATGCTGATGTGAATTGTTGCTTTACATATTATCACAtggattttattaattattttggcTCTTATTTTAGAAATAAGCTCTCCTCTCATGATCTGAacctttagatcaggggtgtcaaagatgtggcccgcgggccggatccggcccgcaagcgggttaaatccggcccgtgagatggttgtgtaaactttactttcatactttacaatgtagagtgaaaataaacttatcattgtgagcaagttttctctgtaatgagtataaataaaacaaagctgcgctcaaggctcacacaagaacttgaatcacatcctgaagttagccgccactcaggatgtgacttctgatattgatgtgctggtgaaagctaaaatatgtaaagtaaaatgagtcaaatatactttaagtgctgcatgaaactgatcttgccatgtgatctgtaagctctttgaatcaccaaggaatgtttttttattgaatttttttttttcaaattttcaagtacacttcaggtgttgtacttgtactacactgtcctcaggctccagccttgttttatattgattgaattaaaacaaagaaaacaatctgaagtttttttttattattatttaccggtccggtccACCtgagactagatttccctcaatgtggcccctgagctaaaatgagtttgacacccctgctttagatgttGTTCTTGTTTTTGCATCTCCTATTTTTGTCCAGTCAAAATGGCAACTGACCTGTCAACCTAAGAAAGCTTAATGTTTCAAAAAGAAAAGTGGATCTGGTAAAACATTTGGTTTGTGGCGGATTAGGAGGGTCTTCTGTCTTACCGGACGGGAACGACTCTGGCTCCGGCGCTCTCCAGGAACTTCACGTAGGAGGCAGCGATGTACGAAGAGCCACGAGCAAACGAATCATCTGGGAGATTTTCTTGTGCCAACACACCTGATAAGGGAACACCATTACTCTAAATCTGCTCAAAGAGATTATTGTATTTCTGGTTTTAACTCAAAAGTTCCTCAGCAGAAAAACTAAAGATTTTTAATGATAAATATGAAATAATCCCATAAACAATCATAAAGTCCGCAATTAAATAATTATTGAAAAAAGATATAAAAGTCCTCCAGACATGTGCTGTAATTGTAGCTGTGTCATAGAAAGCGTATCTTTGCATCATGTTTGAGATCATTTCAGCACCAGAAAAACATATGATAAACTGTTTTACTCCATTGGCCCCAGAGCAAGCTGATAGGTCATCAGACACAAACACTCAGTGTTAACGCAGTGAGTGTCTTTTCTGTAAGTGGAGCCAAAGCCACACTGATGCCACCTCAGGTGAATAATCACAGCTGATGCTGATGACCATAACCTGTTGAGTCATGCCTGCACCTCAGACCACGAAGATAAAAGCTGGTTATTACTCAGAACACCATACTAGTCACTGTTTTCAAAAATAAGACCAAACAGATCATCTGCACCCTCTGCAGAGCAGCTAGActcaacaaaacacatttctagtTTACTGCAGGTTGGCTGCCTGCATGCTGCACTGCAGCTGTGCAGcaagaaggtcgcaggttcaaatcctggccgCAGCCCTTCTGTGTGGAGTTGTCATGTTTTCGTGAGAGGGTAGTGTAGGTCCCTCccgcagaccaaaaacatgcatgtcaggttaaATGTGAATAAACTAAACCAAACAGGAACTCTGAAGACGATGAAAGatgaaaaacaactcaaaactaaAAAGTTAAAGGTGTTTTTTTCTTATCTGTTATATTCAGAAGTGGCTGAGCAAAGGTTTAGAGGCATCTTCATCCATTAAACAGAGGTTATCACTAAACACCCAGAACAAAAAGGTTTACGGTGAAAATAAGTTAAAATGATCAGATGAAAAGAACAAATATGTAATCCATTACAAGCTCACAGCCCTAAAGTTACATTGCAACCACAGAAGAAGAGAAAATGTTGGAAATTAAAGAAATACATtttctttataaatgtttaacaGGCTCCAAGCAACATTCTGGGTCCTGTTTCGACATTCCTGATGGGCAGAATCCAGCTGAGATGAAAGAACTAAAAACTCCTTTAATAGAACCAGTTCAGTTTAGTTAGCTTGGCCTAAAAACAGCTGACATGTTCTCAATGTCTGAGGCCCATCTGTTTATTATAGAGGACGCCATTGTTCCCAGAAGGAACATATACTCATCATGTGGGTTACCCGTTAGGATACCATGGTTTTAGTCAGAACCCTTCCTGTTTTAGTCACAATCACAGCCTCAAGGGCTCCAAATGACAAAAGGTGCACACATCTCTGAAACAGTCTCAATTTAACTTCACCAGCTGAGCCTTTTCCAGTTTCAGGTTTCTGCTCCCGAACACCTGAATGAATAAGTGATCCTCTGCATCAGGTTCAGTTCAGCAGAACctctcaggtgtgttggagctgagGAACATCTAAAACTTGCAGGATGGAGCTCCAAAAGCTGGTCACACTGTAACGTGACTTAACCTAACAAAGAATATTTCGATTCAGGCCAGTTTCATCAAACTCACTCCTGCTTGATCAAAAAagcagcgcgcgcgcacacacacgttttCTAGAGCGTTCCTGAAAACGAATCGGGAGCCCCAATAATCCATCCATCTTTCTGCAGCAGAAACAGAACCGGTTGTTTACCGATGATGGGTCGGTGGTTGAGCGGCAGGATCCTGGCCGCCGAGCACAGAGGCGCTCCGCTCCACATGCAGGCGGCCAGAACCAGCAGCACCGATGCAGCCATGGTCCAGAACTCAGGGCAGATCCAGAACCAGAGGGTGACTGACGGAGGACAGACAAGGTCCAGCTAGAGAGGAACGATGATGCTGAGCTGCTTCTGTCCGCCTCCGTGACTCTACCTGCGTCAGAGCACCACGTGATGAAGCACGGTCCACTAAGTCCAGGTGCGGAATGTTCCAGCTTCCTGTCAAGCCCAAAAATGCACAACCCATTACTGCCGTATAGAATTAAATATGAACAGATGAATGACTTCACATGATTTATGTCAAAGCTAAACAATTACAACGAAACTTTAAATATGgatgaattcaattcaataaacCACATCTAAAATTAAACCTACAAATGTTAAATCATAACAGATCATTTTGTATAGACTCAGTTACACATTTAAAAGATATActtgaatattttaatttcagtTTAAGGAATTATTAAAATAGATAGGTCTAATCATAAAAAGTTAATCCCAAATAGGTTAAGCCTAAATATTTAAATTCAGCTCTAAATATATAGTCAAACCTAAACACTTCGATGCTATTGtgaaaatgttcaaataaaatcAGGTGTAAAGATTTAGATTCAGATCTAAATCTATATATGAAGTAAAAATCTACCACTTCAATTTTAGATCTGAATTGTTATattaaatgtaaaaatacaattaaatttcatttaatattttaaattaaacctaatttaaatatagttttttaaatatAGTTAAACCCCAAAAATGTAAGTTTtgaaagcaaaacaaaacaaaaaaaaaataaataaataaaacattccggTTAAAAAGTTCAACCTACAGATTTCTGGCTTCACAGTTGAGTAAAATATTAAATCCCCATATAAAAAGAAACAATATAAATATGATTTTGTTTCATCTAAGTTACATCTAAAATAATCATTATCAAACActtttgataatgaggacaaacagccatttttaccgcagttttgctcaaaaacatcagttcagtccctgtgatccacttgctgtttacctcctctctccctcctctcctgtgggttggaacccgcaccttcgcgcaccggtgtgacgtcatcagcattCTGCTCGGTTCCGTAACcacactcggttccgtgtttgaaatgtgtttccctaccgctccgcatggaagcggcaaaataacgtttagtgctcataacaagcagattatcagcgctttgctcataaaacagaagacctgcaggcctctgtgagtt
This sequence is a window from Nothobranchius furzeri strain GRZ-AD chromosome 3, NfurGRZ-RIMD1, whole genome shotgun sequence. Protein-coding genes within it:
- the zgc:171566 gene encoding gamma-glutamyl hydrolase; the protein is MAASVLLVLAACMWSGAPLCSAARILPLNHRPIIGVLAQENLPDDSFARGSSYIAASYVKFLESAGARVVPVRINRTEDEYTKLFYSLNGLLLPGGDVDLQTSQFGRVTRIFYNLALRANDAGDYFPIWGTCQGFQQLSVLTAKKNLLTLTNTKAVALPLTLTPAAQSSRLFRGFPRDLLQSLSDENITPNFHSWSLSMQNYSRNAKLKRFYKVLSTNSDGEKEFISTMEAYRYPFYAVQWHPEKSPFEWIDKPGMVHTTSAIRTSFYTASFFVSEAMKSRHHFSSPAEEQKALIYNFSPIYRGVNAVFIQNYYFD